The genomic DNA aagcaattttcctgctgtatatatatgcaaggggcgctatctacatggtctgtgcgcgtgagaaaagaagtacctaaatgaaataagaagagtgctgcaggctgcgcagaagcatggatttctcctaagcgcccttggcacggcatcttggcatggcatcttggcatgataagcgccaagatcatgtgattgaaaaacaatagatatcaagtctgtaaaaaatactgaaaataacagaaaaattgtccagtTCTAATGGTGTAAATCTTGGGAGTGTAACACTTATTGACCTGGGAAACAGTCACAGAAACCTGATGCCCTGTCAAGACAACTAGATCACATGGACTTAGAACCATCTCCACAAGTCATGATTCCAGAATCTCACTTTGAGGCAttttcagcacacatagatTTGTCCTTGTtggatcaaatcaaggaagctacCCAGGAAGACCCTAGTCTTGACACAATCTTGCTAGCTGTATCAGATCCTAAATCCATGCCCCACAGCATTGCACAGAAGTTCAAGGACTATACAATACAGAAGGGTCTACTTCTGTATCAAGGAAGAGTAGTTGTGCCAGATGAACCTGAGATCAAACAGCAACTCTTATCTCACTTCCATGATTCTCCTGCTTCTGGTCACCAAGGAAGAGCACAAACTCTAGAGTTAATCAGTTgtcactactactggccagcaATGAAATTCCAAGTCAATTGCTAAGTGGAGTCTTGTGAAatctgccaaagaagcaagggCCATGCACACAACTATGCTCTCAACCTGCTTTCTGTCCCTGCAggtccctgggaagacatctcATATGATTTCATTATCAAGTTTCCCAAGTGTAAGGGATATGACAGCATCCTGGTGGTTGTAGACCACTTctcaaagatgatgcacctggTTCCCTGCAAAGAAACTGCTACTGCTGAGGATGTTGCTCAGATGTTCTTGGaacatgtctggaagctacatggcaCTTGAAGCGCACTGTGTCTGACAGAGGGACtacattcaactccaagCTCCTCAAGGCACTCTATAAATCTCTGCAAATCACTCCTAGTTTCTCTACTGCTTACCACCCACAATCTGATGGACAAACTGAGATCAAGAACCAATGGCTAGAGGCTTACCTACGTCCCTTCATCAATCATAGACAGTCTGATTGGGTTGATTGGCTCCCActggctgaatttgctcacaacaatgccagaagcaaagcaacaggcaaattgccctttgagattgtgtatGGATGTTCTCCTGGCATTTCAACACTCCTGGAACCCACTGGATTGCCTATTGCTGATGACAGAGCCAAGCAACTGGCTGAGACAATTCAGGCAGTAcaggcatcaatcaaatgggctcagGAGCGCTACAAACAGGCAGACACAGGGAAACCACCTCCTGAGTTTCAACCAGGAGGCAAAGTTTGGCTTCTGGCTTCCAATATCACATTGCAGCGCCCCAATAAAAAGCTAGACCACAAACAATATGGCCCTTTCCCTGTCATAGAAAGAATAGGCTTTCATGCTTATTGCCTGGCTCTCCCTGAGACcatgaagatccatgatgtgttccATGTCAGCTTATTGTCTGCTTTCAAACAAGAcacagagtttgattgcaCATTCACCCCTCTGCCGCCTGTAATCACagcagaaggagaagaagagtacaaagtagacaaatttgtagattgggcagcagaagacagaatctggaagtacagggtgagatggaagggatatgcgCCCCATGAGGACACACAGGAACCAGCCAAGGATCTACAGCAttgcaaggacaaattgcgcaacttctttgccaattacCCAGATGCTCCAGCAGCCAACAATGCCatctgttatggatatgacatttcttcaataatctgtacttattttattgattacactagtaatcttacagtaaacaaatgagataaaaatgcgaactaaggttttcaaggtccctctatccgatagtgacctttaaaaacctaaacctcaggaataccctcaatatgcaatgccttttgcatatatgctgttttctcactcatttaaatatataaattcagctgagtagataaacagtaacaagtaatatttctcttgtttgtagtattcattattcaagattctatcttgtggctacacacagaaatattcagggtcccccctgtcgcataggcaagtgctctggcgcttaatcagcgcttaagcgccgacgcactaaatgcgccttttctccatcacccgggcatcccacactgccgcattgcttgcgcttaggtgcgcctgttgtgcgctccagaacgctgggtcaaactcccaaaacggacaacatttggcagagttatgccccatttactgtaagtacccaatgcagcagtatcctacctttgggactatttactccaagggtgatacttagccttgggacatctaaggacccacacaggtaaatactgccttggggcaaatattaggatctgtttgtttactatttaccaaagtattggctccctcaagtgtttcagttgccacatgtacctcctgtaccccctcttgatatcaatcatgtatatacttgtttgtgcaccttctcagggtagaaaaggaccctgtgaagacgcttctaatgcatccatttatccactcttatgtattgacatatacacacaaacctttaacagcttatctgcgcatttactttagtgattgactcactgtaaatagcataggaggttatttggtgcactaagaccataggccagtcccaacagacacagggtaacctattagtgtacttactgcaaccctgtgccccttgactgtcacagttgttgagttcaacattgagtatagtgcaacaatactgtaaggattgttgtgattgagtgatagtgtttcaatccaccataccccctatattgtagatagccttatacaatatctcataaatcctagatatattttaggtaaaccccacaagtcttaagtcttacttaagcatataagtcctatacttattaggcaaatcctataaatcctgtacattagtcaggtaaccctcttacttaaggtactaccccagagaccttaagtatacatacctttagtcacttaggcttaagtaacattagtctaaggtactatacataaccaaccacctgcacttcatagttgctagactatttgttaggagttgttattcctgataacctagcctatattgtgcatatattctgtgcatatattctgcttcttaatactagttctcaGTTATTCCCAGAtgcattttgtatatagtaattctttcttactcctgtacttacacaactcttaacaaagACTTTGCCTATGTAATGGAGGCAGAGGATGCTGAGGGGTTCTTTGGTTGTCTCAAGGAGTGCCAACCTTGTGACATGGCCATGGGGTATACCAACCTCAAGGCCTTTACTGCTTACTTCTACAGGGACAGGGATGCCCTTCCTCAGGGTGTGTGTgagcccaaggcccttaagaagtAAGTATCCCTCTTTTCTTATGTTAGAAGGGAGTATTGATGAGCTGTTACCAGGGCTACAGTTAATTTGCCACTGGGTGTTCAGGAGTAGGTTACctccaatatattggagCATGACCCTGAATCTGATTGTGGTAAGATTCTTGTTCTGTGGGGTCCCTCAGAGACAGGGAAGTCAGCCCtggcttgttcttggggccACCATATTAGGTTCAGACAGAACCTTAACTCTAATTAATTTAGTGATCACCTTATGGTTCAGTATGTAGTGCTGGATGATATGGATTGGTCCAAGGTTCCATTAAAGATGTGGGTGCAGGAAGACTTCAACTTCTGCACTAGTTACAGATCAGAGCgccattgccaatgggggtGTTCTACTGTTATTTGTTCCAATTCTAAGCCTTCTGTGtttgctgattgtagttatgccacagttgatggcaagaattgGATAGACACCAATTGTACACCtgagaaggattttgacatgtGTGCTACTGGGTGTAATTGGTTGTCTGTCCCTCTTTGACTaaagatggctcccatggctacccctgaggTGTCTGTCTCTAAGTGGTAGGGTAGATTGGAATTGGAGTGGATTAGTACTGGTGACTTGGTGACCAGGCATTTCAATTCCTGAaatgcttcctcttccagatttccccatgaccaagggatttccttttttgtgagattATGGAGGGGGCATGCCAcagagctgaaattggggatgaatcattggaggtaattgacaaaccctacaaaggcctggacttgtttgactgTTCTGGGCATGGGCCAGGTGGTTACTGCTTCTATCTTCTTCTCATCTGTTGAGAGTCTGGctggggagatgacaataccAAGATAGTCCACCGTAGTGACCTGGAAGTGATATTTTGATAGCTTGCAGAAGAGTTGGTTCTGTGATAGCCTGGATAGTACCTCTCTTACATGTTCTGGGTGTTCTTCCATTTtttccaagaagatcaagatgttGTGCAAATAGATGCCCATGGTAATGTCAATGAGATCTTGGAAGgggtcattcatgaagtgttggaaggcagcaggggcattggttcagccaaaaggcatcaccagatattcaaatagcccataTTTTGTTCTAAAcactgttttccattcatctccagCCTTGATCTGTACATTGTTATAGCCCCACCTTAGGTCTAGTTTTGTgaatatcttggcatgatgCAACTTGGCCATTAGGTCATCCTGACTAGGTAAGgggtagacatttttgaGCGTAACATCATTGAGCTTCCTGTAATCTACAACTAGATGTAGggaaccatctgcctttttttacaaacatggcAGGGGCCCCTGCTGAAGAAGTACTGGGGAAAATCTTGCCTGTGGCTAATTCTACTTCAATATGTTGTTTCAGGGCTTTAGACTCTGCATCTGTCATGCCGTAAATGGAGCCTGGGGAGAGTTTAGCATCTGGGAGGAGGTCTAtggcaatgtcatattccctatgtggagggaggaccttaaattcttcttctccaaagacCCTGACAAATTTGTGATATTGGGCTGTAGGTCAGCTAGGGGGTCTAGATCTGCATCTTCTTCTCAGGCAATTTGTACTTGATCTGGGAAGGTGATTGTCCCTGAAGTCCAGTCAATGAGGGATGACTCCTGAgagagccatgtcatgccaagtatggctGGTGTGTCTCCAATGGGACAAactaggaaaggaatggagtgtgagtggccattggccaagactgcAAGTTGagcctggtgccaaatgcaaccagtctgggaaatagtACCATTTAACATTCCCACTACTCatggatttttgagtagggttttagggattTTCAATTTTTCCACTAGTGCTGGGGATATGAAATTGCAGGTGGCTCAGGAGTCCatgagggttttgatggGTTTAACCAAGGAATGTTGCATGTGTAGGTTGATAAAAAGCAGTGGGTGTTCATTTGAATCAAGAGCAATAAATACAAATTTGGTTTCTACAGATTCTACAGGCACATTTTCTGGGACCAAGGGTTTGGCAGTAATCCTTGGTCttattcttttcccaactcctcAGACTCAGCTACCTTAGCTGTTTCTTTTAGGATAGCTTTCCAACCATttgggcactgtttgatccCATGGCCATTTTGGCTGCACTTGATGCACAGTCCTGCTGTGTGGCAGCAATGTTGTTCCTCAGGGGTgacatagttggggtccttaGATAGGCAGACCCAAtgagtggtagtggtggaagtggttgcAGTGACTGGGGCCTTGGCTGCCTTTTTGGGgtggttctccttgttttcccaatGGGTATTGTCAGTTTTGATTGAGGCAGCAAATATGGCTTCAAGATTGTCTGGGATGTTGTCCTtagtggacaggagttccttaacCTTCCAATGAAGGCCCCTAGTGAATTGCGCAATATACGCTTCTttgttccaatcaagctcTGCAACCTCATTGCAGAACTCAGCAATGTAttccttactcatgcatacatgtcacctatgatgtcatcaaggtggaggtgttacatagctgactaagcagtggaggggatgtggcaaggcacttggggtatgacataagcaccaaggtcacatgattgaaaatgttgtctgtttgtctttgtttaaaatcaagaaaatgggagtAAATTCCAcagtattgaatgtgtcttcAACATATTGTCACTTTAAGTATTGCCTTCATTGCCTTGCCTTGGTTAGTAGTAGActacttagttagtttgttctAGTAGctatggccttaagcacccATCCTACCAGCAAGTAAACTGCCTTAT from Rhizoctonia solani chromosome 16, complete sequence includes the following:
- a CDS encoding Retrotransposable element Tf2 protein, with translation MDLEPSPQVMIPESHFEAFSAHIDLSLLDQIKEATQEDPSLDTILLAVSDPKSMPHSIAQKFKDYTIQKGLLLYQGRVVVPDEPEIKQQLLSHFHDSPASGHQGRAQTLESKGHAHNYALNLLSVPAGPWEDISYDFIIKFPKCKGYDSILVVVDHFSKMMHLVPCKETATAEDVAQMFLEHLLKALYKSLQITPSFSTAYHPQSDGQTEIKNQWLEAYLRPFINHRQSDWVDWLPLAEFAHNNARSKATGKLPFEIVYGCSPGISTLLEPTGLPIADDRAKQLAETIQAVQASIKWAQERYKQADTGKPPPEFQPGGKVWLLASNITLQRPNKKLDHKQYGPFPVIERIGFHAYCLALPETMKIHDVFHVSLLSAFKQDTEFDCTFTPLPPVITAEGEEEYKVDKFVDWAAEDRIWKYRVRWKGYAPHEDTQEPAKDLQHCKDKLRNFFANYPDAPAANNAICYGYDISSIIYFAYVMEAEDAEGFFGCLKECQPCDMAMGYTNLKAFTAYFYRDRDALPQGVCEPKALKKATVNLPLGVQE
- a CDS encoding Retrotransposable element Tf2 protein produces the protein MNDPFQDLIDITMGIYLHNILIFLEKMEEHPEHLSKYHFQVTTVDYLGIVISPARLSTDEKKIEAVTTWPMPRTVKQVQAFVGSVACPLHNLTKKEIPWSWGNLEEEAFQELKCLVTKSPVLIHSNSNLPYHLETDTSGVAMGAIFSQRGTDNQLHPVAHMSKSFSGVQLVSIQFLPSTVA
- a CDS encoding Retrotransposable element Tf2 protein, whose product is MSKEYIAEFCNEVAELDWNKEAYIAQFTRGLHWKVKELLSTKDNIPDNLEAIFAASIKTDNTHWENKENHPKKAAKAPVTATTSTTTTHWVCLSKDPNYVTPEEQHCCHTAGLCIKCSQNGHGIKQCPNGWKAILKETAKVAESEEVFGEEEFKVLPPHREYDIAIDLLPDAKLSPGSIYGMTDAESKALKQHIEVELATGKIFPSTSSAGAPAMKLNDVTLKNVYPLPSQDDLMAKLHHAKIFTKLDLRWGYNNVQIKAGDEWKTVFRTKYGLFEYLVMPFG